A portion of the Lolium rigidum isolate FL_2022 chromosome 1, APGP_CSIRO_Lrig_0.1, whole genome shotgun sequence genome contains these proteins:
- the LOC124683579 gene encoding uncharacterized protein LOC124683579: MKASVKFRDDDRPLMRAKVPIGVLGLPFQSGLSAGGDPRELRFDLSTAFASGPALRLSYRPNDPGLPFALSIRAGVGALGSPARAPFSLAAQFNLLSANSGSPAFFLLLKPRLGDFSLSHTLRSSPPRTVGEASDTEAQDQLNHKAFSLSGTAAGTSGALLSGMRLATRSVLPLWGRASMRFNWGIRAPPGLQAAFADDRKATPVPASKMPLLVISKISIEQSPRADADREKNGGKAEASPPAVAATADASDGDEGFSLMRRQLEAMNAESGMLRRAVEDLRAEVGRARAVSVAAGGRLPPQPLHGFSAKPDRRGAGKEPAAENAAMPAPDDVGEELKRALEARRK; the protein is encoded by the coding sequence ATGAAGGCGTCGGTCAAGTTCCGCGACGACGACCGGCCGCTCATGCGGGCCAAGGTGCCCATCGGAGTGCTGGGGCTGCCGTTCCAGTCCGGCCTCTCCGCCGGCGGCGACCCTAGGGAGCTCCGCTTCGACCTCTCCACCGCCTTCGCCTCCGGGCCAGCGCTCCGCCTCTCCTATCGCCCCAACGACCCCGGCCTCCCCTTCGCGCTCTCCATCCGCGCCGGCGTCGGCGCCCTCGGCTCCCCCGCGCGCGCCCCCTTCTCCCTCGCCGCCCAGTTCAACCTCCTCTCCGCCAACTCCGGCTCCcccgccttcttcctcctcctcaagcCCCGCCTCGGCGACTTCTCGCTCTCCCACACCCTCCGCTCGTCCCCGCCCCGTACGGTCGGGGAGGCCTCCGACACCGAAGCGCAGGACCAGCTGAACCACAAGGCGTTCTCGCTGAGCGGGACCGCGGCGGGGACGAGCGGCGCGCTGCTGTCCGGGATGCGGCTGGCCACGCGGAGCGTGCTCCCGCTCTGGGGCAGGGCGAGCATGCGGTTCAACTGGGGCATCCGCGCGCCGCCGGGGCTGCAGGCGGCGTTCGCAGACGACCGCAAGGCCACCCCGGTGCCAGCCAGCAAGATGCCGCTGCTGGTCATCAGCAAGATCTCCATCGAGCAGTCGCCGCGCGCCGACGCGGATCGGGAGAAGAATGGCGGcaaggcggaggcctcgccgcctgCAGTCGCCGCCACGGCGGACGCGTCGGATGGCGACGAGGGGTTCTCGCTGATGCGGCGGCAGCTGGAGGCGATGAACGCCGAGAGCGGGATGCTCCGCCGCGCCGTGGAGGACCTGCGTGCCGAGGTCGGGCGCGCCAGGGCCGTGTCCGTGGCTGCGGGAGGTAGGCTGCCGCCACAGCCGCTTCACGGCTTCTCGGCCAAGCCGGATCGTCGGGGTGCTGGGAAGGAGCCGGCGGCGGAGAACGCAGCGATGCCCGCGCCGGATGATGTGGGCGAGGAGTTGAAAAGGGCATTGGAGGCGCGCCGGAAATGA